CCAGGTCTGTCCGTTCCATTGCAGCACGGTCCGGTTCTCGCCCACGGCGAAGGCGAGCTTCGGGTTGACCGCCCAGACGGCATTCAGACCGTTCGTGCCCGTCGTCGGAACCGTGACTTCCTTCCAGTCCGAAGGAGGGATGTGCTGGAGGATGCGCGGCGTACTCACCGGGCCTCCCACGATGAAGATCGGTGTGGTCGCGAGGCCATGGGCATCCAGGAAAGGGAAGCCGGTGACGGGCGTGACGGTCTGGTTGGCCACGCCACCATCCCAGCCGAACGCGCGTCCGTCGGAGACGCCGGCGTTGGAACCCACGCCCAGTATCTCCACTCCCCCTCCATCCAGGGTCCTGCCCACCAGGCCTCGAGTCGTGCTGTCTCCGGCCGCCGGCGGATCCACCGTGCAGGAGCTGCTGTCCCGCTCCTGGATGCCCAGCTTGCCCGAGCCTCCTCCCAGGTAGAGGCGTCCCGTCGCCTCGTCGACCCACAGGGAGTACCAGTTGGCCGAGCAGTTGGCGTTCTGGTACGTGAAGCTGGTCTCGCCCGGGAGCATCCTGGCGCGCCGGCCGCTCTCGCCCGCGATCCAGAACCCCCCGTCTCCCCACTCCTTCACCGTGTACCAATCCTTGGAGGTGTCTCCCAGGGTCGTCGAGCTCCACACGGGAGGGTTGCTCGGACAGACCCCCGGGGCCTCGGCGGCTCCGTCGCAGTCGTTGTCCTCCCGGTCGCACAGCTCCGCCGCGGTCGCGTGCGTGAACGGGTTGCCGTCGTTGCAGTCGCCCGCCTGGAGGATGTAGCCCGCGTCCGGCGCGCAGGTCAGCACGCCCGCGTCCTGCTTGCCGTACTCGTCGAGGTCGTCATCCGGGTAGTACGTCGAGGGCTGGGTGACGTAGTTGCACTGCGTGCCTCCGTCCGCCGCGCACGCCGTCACCCCCGTGCAGCCCAGTCCCGTGCAGCCCCCGTCCACGTTGAAGCTCTCGTCTAGCGTCCCGTCGCAGTCGTTGTCCTGCCCGTCGCAGATCTCCGGCGCGCCGACGTACACGTTGGCCCGGGTGTCGTCGCAATCGTTCGCGTTGTCGACGTGGCCGGCGCGGGTGGGGCCGCAGTTCGTCACGCCCGCGTCCGCCGCGCCCCGGGTGTCCTGGTCGTTGTCCGGGTACAGCACGGTGGGCGTGGGGCTGTTGCACAGCGTGCCTCCATCCGTGGCGCAGGCGAGCTTGCCCGTGCATCCCGCCAGGCCCGTGCAGTCGTTCCCCAGGCCGAGCCCCTCGTCCTTCTTGTCGTCGCAGTTGTCGTCCACGTCGTTGCACAGCTCGGAGGCCTTCGTGTTGCGCCGCGGGTTGGTGTCGTCGCAGTCGAAGTCGTTGGCCACGTAGCCGGCGGGCGGCTTGCACGCCGTCATGCCCGGGCCCCTCGCGCCGTCTCCGTCTCCGTCTCCATCGGGATGCCACTGGCCCGTCTTGTTGGCCAGGCAGGTGCGTGTGCCCTGGGTGCCACAGGCCCACGCGCCCTGGCAGCCATCGGGGGCGTCACACAGGTCGCCCAGCTCGAAGCGTTCCTCGTCCTGTTGCTTGTCGCAGTTGTCATCCCTGTCGTTGCAGAGCTCCTGCGCGCCAGGGTGCACGTCGGGTTCCGCGTCGTCGCAGTCGCTGCCGCCCGGGTTGCTCGAGGACACGTAGCCATCCCCGTCCCCGTCGCTGGCCGCCAGCGCCAGCGTCTCCTCGGCTATCTGGTCCTTGTCCACCGTCACCGTCCTGGTGTCGGTGGCCACCGGCGGCGACTCCGTCGTGCACGCCTTCTCGAAGGCCTCGGCCTTCACGGTCAGGCTGTTGCTCCATCCGGCCTCCCGGAAGGCCGCCACCGTCACCGTGCCGCCCGTGACGTCGCCCTTGTTCGGGAGGAACTCCGTCTTGCGCTCCTCTCCCGCCCCCTCCGCATCCCTCACGCTCACCCGCAGGCAGCCGGGCTTGAAGCCGGAATAGGAGACGGTCAGCTTCACCGCTCCCTCGTTCTTGTTTCGACAACCGGTGAGGGCCAACAGGCCAAGGAGGAGCAGGAGACGCGCGGGCATGGCCTCCCATTATGCCCGCATTCCCGGCTTCAACGGATGCCCGGGAAGTCCGAGTGCACCACCTTCAGGCGCTCGTCGGCCGCGAGGCTCGCGGGCGTGATGAGCTCCAGCTCCAGCGGCACCGTCCCGCCGTAGCGCTCCCTCAGCGCTGGTCCCAGCTTCTTCACGTTGAGTGTGCCCAGCCGCTCCATCTTCCCGTAGTCCACCCCCGCCGCCTTCGTGTACGC
This is a stretch of genomic DNA from Archangium violaceum. It encodes these proteins:
- a CDS encoding putative metal-binding motif-containing protein — translated: MPARLLLLLGLLALTGCRNKNEGAVKLTVSYSGFKPGCLRVSVRDAEGAGEERKTEFLPNKGDVTGGTVTVAAFREAGWSNSLTVKAEAFEKACTTESPPVATDTRTVTVDKDQIAEETLALAASDGDGDGYVSSSNPGGSDCDDAEPDVHPGAQELCNDRDDNCDKQQDEERFELGDLCDAPDGCQGAWACGTQGTRTCLANKTGQWHPDGDGDGDGARGPGMTACKPPAGYVANDFDCDDTNPRRNTKASELCNDVDDNCDDKKDEGLGLGNDCTGLAGCTGKLACATDGGTLCNSPTPTVLYPDNDQDTRGAADAGVTNCGPTRAGHVDNANDCDDTRANVYVGAPEICDGQDNDCDGTLDESFNVDGGCTGLGCTGVTACAADGGTQCNYVTQPSTYYPDDDLDEYGKQDAGVLTCAPDAGYILQAGDCNDGNPFTHATAAELCDREDNDCDGAAEAPGVCPSNPPVWSSTTLGDTSKDWYTVKEWGDGGFWIAGESGRRARMLPGETSFTYQNANCSANWYSLWVDEATGRLYLGGGSGKLGIQERDSSSCTVDPPAAGDSTTRGLVGRTLDGGGVEILGVGSNAGVSDGRAFGWDGGVANQTVTPVTGFPFLDAHGLATTPIFIVGGPVSTPRILQHIPPSDWKEVTVPTTGTNGLNAVWAVNPKLAFAVGENRTVLQWNGQTWSKHPVTLDKAATDEDLHGVIAFGGNALYVVSNKGNVFYFDGKTWEKAHTVSGKVLNDIAGTGPDNLWIVGSGGSITHWPQ